The Hymenobacter sp. 5317J-9 genome has a window encoding:
- a CDS encoding TlpA disulfide reductase family protein has protein sequence MMSSFITYARRLVGAALVLAPLLGHGQGRTTTTVVGAAARKAPAAEAVVGGKATLTGRISSPTTDSVAISLRENPLDPKEKLFRAKIGDKGEFRLTVPVSGPTKADLVYGDDVAPLFLDPGTDIEARFKGNDMSGTLRFKANDVPTGLATKLRNGNNLTDEQRHRQQGANANNYLVEADAQFVENDGFQVLPDNIQLYEAPFLSFLEYRRKHQFEFLEDHAAKQSFTQDFYNYAHAEVVYAYANDKLTFQDLREQVVNTEGRLKMGPDYYNFLREPGLLNDPNAAQSELYHEFLLNYVHFAVAQDKHQRTDPDFYPASYALASKKLTGPTRAIILGRILQESFRFGHVKQSAAMLADFRNYDPKNQYFPTLQDDFDRHKEFAIGAPAPDFKLATATGDTVHLHDFAGKLVYLNFWKSTNGLCLRDLAYAQELMRKFEGKNITFINIALDENEQAWKSLVTVKKLPGVQVRVPGGGLRSQVAKEYALQEVPTYMLVGEDGTFLNTKPKRLSSRAAIDEINQSFGKASTYTSAIDFPATKK, from the coding sequence ATGATGTCGTCTTTCATTACGTATGCGCGTCGGTTGGTGGGCGCGGCGCTGGTGCTGGCGCCGCTGCTGGGCCACGGGCAGGGCCGCACCACGACCACCGTGGTGGGCGCCGCGGCCCGCAAAGCCCCGGCCGCCGAAGCCGTTGTGGGCGGCAAAGCCACGCTCACCGGCCGCATCAGCTCCCCCACCACCGACTCGGTGGCCATCTCGCTGCGCGAAAACCCGCTCGACCCCAAGGAAAAGCTGTTTCGAGCCAAAATCGGCGACAAGGGCGAGTTCCGGCTCACCGTGCCCGTGAGCGGCCCCACCAAGGCCGACTTGGTGTATGGCGACGACGTGGCCCCCCTGTTTCTGGACCCCGGCACCGACATCGAAGCGCGCTTCAAGGGCAACGACATGTCGGGCACGCTGCGGTTCAAAGCCAACGACGTGCCCACCGGCCTGGCCACCAAGCTGCGCAACGGCAACAACCTCACCGACGAGCAGCGCCACCGCCAGCAGGGGGCCAACGCCAACAACTACCTGGTGGAAGCCGACGCCCAATTCGTGGAAAACGATGGTTTCCAGGTGTTGCCCGATAACATCCAGCTCTACGAGGCGCCGTTTCTGTCGTTCTTGGAGTACCGCCGCAAGCACCAGTTCGAGTTCTTGGAAGACCACGCCGCCAAGCAGTCGTTCACGCAGGACTTCTACAACTACGCCCACGCCGAGGTGGTGTACGCCTATGCCAACGATAAGCTGACCTTCCAAGACCTGCGCGAGCAAGTGGTAAACACCGAGGGCCGCCTGAAAATGGGCCCCGACTACTACAACTTCCTGCGCGAGCCCGGCCTGCTGAACGACCCCAACGCCGCCCAGAGTGAGCTATACCACGAGTTTCTGCTGAACTACGTCCACTTCGCCGTGGCCCAGGACAAGCACCAGCGCACCGACCCGGACTTCTATCCGGCTTCCTATGCCCTGGCCAGCAAGAAGCTCACTGGGCCCACGCGCGCCATCATTCTGGGCCGCATCCTGCAGGAATCCTTCCGCTTTGGCCACGTGAAGCAGTCGGCCGCCATGCTGGCCGATTTCCGCAACTACGACCCCAAAAACCAATACTTTCCCACGCTGCAGGACGATTTCGACCGGCACAAGGAGTTTGCCATCGGCGCGCCGGCGCCCGATTTCAAGCTGGCCACGGCCACCGGCGACACGGTGCACCTGCACGACTTCGCTGGGAAGCTGGTTTACCTCAACTTCTGGAAGTCTACCAACGGCCTGTGCCTGCGCGACCTGGCCTACGCCCAGGAGCTGATGCGCAAGTTTGAAGGCAAAAACATCACCTTCATCAATATTGCCCTGGACGAGAATGAGCAGGCTTGGAAGTCGCTCGTAACCGTAAAAAAACTGCCCGGTGTGCAGGTGCGCGTGCCCGGCGGTGGCCTCCGCTCGCAGGTAGCCAAGGAATACGCGCTGCAGGAAGTGCCCACCTACATGCTGGTGGGCGAAGACGGCACCTTCCTCAACACCAAGCCCAAGCGCCTGAGCAGCCGCGCCGCCATCGACGAAATCAACCAGTCGTTTGGCAAAGCCAGCACCTACACCAGCGCCATCGATTTTCCGGCCACGAAGAAGTAG
- a CDS encoding SPASM domain-containing protein, giving the protein MSTLTDGLNILSKATPLRVWNTAQIVGSYILSKITGKARLRGLPMALSFEPTTSCNLRCPECPSGLRSFTRPTGMLQGDLFKRTIDEVASRLWYLIFYFQGEPYLHPQFLDLVKYAADKGIYTATSTNAHYLNDQNARKTVESGLDRLIISLDGTTQDVYQQYRVGGKLEKVLEGTRNIVKWRKELKSSTPRIIFQFLVVRPNEHQIDDAKQLAQALGVDDVWFKTAQIYDHAQGSPLIPTIDYYSRYQNNGNGTWSLKNKLVDHCWKMWHSCVITWDGLVVPCCFDKDAEYRQGDLKTETFAQLWRGPKYQRFRSSLLKGRDQIEMCRNCSEGTKVWG; this is encoded by the coding sequence ATGTCCACGCTCACCGACGGCCTCAACATTCTATCCAAAGCCACGCCCCTGCGGGTGTGGAACACCGCCCAAATCGTCGGTTCCTACATCCTGAGCAAAATCACGGGCAAGGCCCGGCTGCGCGGGCTGCCCATGGCGCTCAGCTTCGAGCCCACCACGAGCTGCAACCTGCGCTGCCCGGAGTGCCCCAGCGGCCTGCGCTCCTTCACGCGGCCCACGGGCATGCTGCAGGGCGACCTGTTCAAGCGCACCATCGACGAGGTGGCCAGCCGGCTGTGGTACCTGATTTTTTACTTTCAGGGCGAGCCTTACCTGCACCCGCAGTTTCTGGACTTGGTGAAATACGCGGCCGATAAGGGCATCTACACCGCCACCAGCACCAACGCCCACTACCTGAACGACCAGAATGCCCGCAAAACCGTGGAAAGCGGCCTCGACCGCCTCATCATCTCCCTCGATGGCACTACGCAGGACGTGTACCAGCAATACCGCGTAGGCGGCAAGCTGGAAAAAGTATTGGAAGGCACGCGCAACATCGTGAAGTGGCGCAAGGAACTGAAGTCGAGCACGCCCCGCATCATCTTTCAATTCCTGGTGGTGCGGCCCAACGAGCATCAGATAGACGACGCCAAACAGTTGGCCCAAGCCCTGGGCGTCGACGACGTGTGGTTTAAAACCGCTCAGATTTACGACCACGCGCAGGGCTCGCCGCTCATCCCCACCATCGACTACTACTCGCGCTACCAGAACAACGGCAACGGCACCTGGAGCCTCAAAAACAAGCTGGTGGACCACTGCTGGAAGATGTGGCACAGCTGCGTCATCACCTGGGACGGGCTGGTGGTACCCTGCTGCTTCGACAAAGACGCCGAATACCGCCAGGGCGACCTCAAAACCGAAACATTCGCCCAGCTCTGGCGCGGCCCCAAGTACCAGCGCTTCCGCAGCAGCCTGCTCAAAGGCCGCGACCAGATTGAGATGTGCCGCAACTGCTCGGAAGGAACCAAGGTGTGGGGCTAA
- a CDS encoding inositol monophosphatase family protein produces MNMTDIDLTQLSHDVAALCRRTAEFIRQEAATFDRAKIEHKGLHDLVSYVDQETERRLVAGLRELLPTAGFITEEGTAGLDSQAEEFTWIIDPLDGTTNFVHGLPVYSISVGLLHGQELAVGVVHEVSRDESFRAVRGGGAFCNDVPMHVTDISDLHSSLIATGFPYKDFGKMEPFLQILGAFMNRSHGVRRLGSAAVDLAYVAAGRCEAFFEFNLNSYDVAAGILLVREAGGHVTQFLTDGDPLFGREVVASNGHLHAQVQAVIGEFWK; encoded by the coding sequence ATGAATATGACTGATATCGACCTTACCCAGCTCTCCCACGACGTGGCGGCCCTGTGCCGCCGCACCGCCGAGTTCATCCGACAGGAAGCGGCCACCTTCGACCGCGCCAAAATTGAGCACAAAGGCCTGCACGACCTCGTGAGCTACGTGGACCAGGAAACCGAGCGCCGCCTTGTGGCCGGCCTGCGCGAGCTGCTGCCAACGGCCGGCTTCATCACCGAAGAAGGCACCGCCGGCCTCGATTCGCAGGCCGAAGAGTTTACCTGGATAATCGACCCGCTCGACGGCACCACCAATTTCGTGCACGGCCTGCCGGTGTACTCCATCAGCGTGGGGCTGCTACACGGGCAGGAGCTGGCCGTGGGCGTGGTGCACGAGGTCAGCCGCGACGAAAGCTTCCGGGCCGTGCGCGGCGGCGGGGCCTTTTGCAACGACGTCCCCATGCACGTCACCGACATCTCGGACCTGCACAGCTCGCTCATTGCCACGGGCTTTCCCTACAAGGACTTCGGCAAGATGGAGCCCTTCCTCCAGATTCTCGGCGCCTTCATGAACCGCAGCCACGGCGTGCGCCGCCTTGGTTCGGCCGCGGTAGACCTGGCCTACGTCGCCGCCGGGCGCTGCGAGGCCTTCTTTGAGTTCAACCTGAACTCCTACGACGTGGCGGCCGGCATCCTGCTGGTGCGCGAGGCCGGCGGCCACGTCACGCAGTTTCTCACCGACGGCGACCCGCTGTTTGGGCGCGAGGTGGTGGCCAGCAACGGTCACCTGCACGCGCAGGTGCAAGCCGTCATCGGCGAATTCTGGAAGTAG
- the lnt gene encoding apolipoprotein N-acyltransferase — MTETAAPTTTMPMTTSTARTSGLFRLRTPALAVLGALLLSGGWAPWPTAWLVPLLFVAWLPYLVMERKLTLEGARKGRVFASTYLMLVLWNALTTWWVSYAQLAAGIAAVVLNALLMCLPLMAFRQTKKRLGSRWGYLSLPIYWIAFEQLHLHWDITWPWLTLGNGFAAAPGWVQWYEYTGFLGGSVWVWAVNLLAFWAWFGRGGVGPWAVDGPARFRWAAPVLAVAVPLFISTLIGRSYEAKGPTAEVVVVQPNLDPYVEKFEGGPEFVPYDEQLTRLLNLSEQKLTPETKLILWPETALEEPYWENTLESHPKIRRVRAWLARHPGVALLTGITTINSYPSKEAASETARFRDDLGYYDFNNAAAYFADAAAPVVLYHKSRLVPGVEKIPPILSSVLKNIDLGGFVGSYGSQEERTVFAPPANAPTLRLAPVICYESIYGDFLAEYAHNGATLLGLVTNDAWWHDSPGYRQLLSYGQLRCIETRRDLARSANTGFTGFINQKGEITQREPAWIPTASRAAVHLNTETTFYVRFGELIGRGAQLLAVLLLVFAIVTGWRRKHNSAV; from the coding sequence ATGACCGAAACCGCCGCCCCCACGACGACGATGCCGATGACGACATCGACGGCCAGGACTAGCGGCCTGTTCCGCCTGCGCACCCCGGCGCTGGCCGTGCTGGGCGCCCTGCTGCTGAGCGGCGGCTGGGCGCCCTGGCCCACGGCCTGGCTGGTGCCGCTGCTTTTTGTGGCCTGGCTGCCCTACCTCGTCATGGAGCGCAAGCTCACGCTGGAAGGCGCCCGCAAAGGCCGCGTGTTTGCCAGCACCTACCTCATGCTGGTGCTCTGGAACGCCCTAACTACCTGGTGGGTGAGCTATGCGCAACTGGCTGCCGGCATTGCGGCCGTGGTGCTGAACGCGCTGCTCATGTGCCTGCCGCTCATGGCCTTCCGCCAAACCAAAAAGCGCCTAGGCAGCCGCTGGGGTTACCTCTCGCTGCCGATTTATTGGATAGCTTTTGAGCAGCTGCACCTGCACTGGGACATCACCTGGCCCTGGCTCACGCTGGGCAACGGCTTCGCGGCCGCGCCCGGCTGGGTGCAGTGGTACGAGTACACCGGTTTTCTGGGCGGCTCGGTGTGGGTGTGGGCGGTGAATTTGCTAGCGTTCTGGGCGTGGTTCGGCCGGGGCGGCGTGGGCCCCTGGGCGGTGGATGGCCCTGCCCGCTTCCGCTGGGCCGCGCCGGTACTGGCCGTGGCCGTGCCGCTGTTCATTTCCACGCTCATCGGCCGCAGCTATGAGGCAAAAGGCCCGACGGCCGAAGTGGTGGTGGTGCAGCCCAATCTCGACCCCTACGTGGAGAAGTTTGAAGGCGGCCCTGAGTTTGTGCCTTACGACGAGCAGCTGACGCGCCTGCTGAACCTGTCGGAGCAGAAGCTGACGCCCGAAACCAAGCTCATCCTGTGGCCCGAAACCGCCCTGGAAGAACCCTACTGGGAAAACACGCTGGAAAGCCACCCCAAAATCCGGCGCGTGCGCGCCTGGCTGGCGCGGCACCCCGGTGTGGCCCTGCTCACCGGCATCACCACCATCAACTCTTACCCCAGCAAAGAGGCCGCCAGCGAAACCGCCCGCTTCCGCGACGACCTGGGCTACTACGACTTCAACAACGCGGCCGCCTATTTTGCCGATGCCGCCGCGCCGGTGGTACTCTACCACAAGTCGCGGCTGGTGCCGGGCGTGGAGAAGATTCCGCCCATCCTCAGCAGCGTGCTCAAGAACATCGATTTGGGTGGCTTCGTGGGCTCCTATGGCAGCCAGGAAGAGCGCACCGTATTTGCGCCACCGGCCAACGCGCCGACCCTGCGGCTGGCCCCGGTCATCTGCTACGAGTCCATCTACGGCGACTTTCTGGCCGAGTATGCCCACAACGGCGCGACCCTGCTGGGCCTCGTCACCAACGACGCGTGGTGGCACGACTCGCCCGGCTACCGCCAGCTGCTGAGCTACGGCCAGCTACGCTGCATCGAAACCCGCCGCGACCTAGCCCGCTCGGCCAACACGGGCTTCACCGGCTTTATCAACCAGAAAGGCGAAATCACGCAGCGCGAGCCGGCCTGGATTCCCACGGCCAGCCGCGCCGCCGTGCACCTCAATACCGAAACTACCTTTTATGTACGGTTTGGCGAGTTGATTGGGCGCGGCGCGCAGCTGCTGGCGGTGCTGCTATTGGTTTTTGCTATCGTGACGGGCTGGCGCAGAAAGCACAATTCTGCCGTATGA
- the rsmI gene encoding 16S rRNA (cytidine(1402)-2'-O)-methyltransferase — translation MPNTVLYLVPTPIGNLEDITLRAIRVLGEVGTVLCEDTRTSGRLMQHLGLKKPLLSYHLHNEHQQVPRLLARLEQGETMALVSDAGTPGISDPGFLLVRECLAKGLGVECLPGPTAFVPALLKSGFGAERFTFEGFLPVKKGRQTRLQQLATETRTMIFYESPHRIVKTLGQLAEVLGAERPASVSRELTKLFEETVTGTLASLEADFAARPSIKGEIVVVVEGNLAPPAREPRPGRDDRNRRPHDDDADDDIDGQD, via the coding sequence ATGCCCAACACGGTTCTGTACCTCGTGCCCACGCCCATTGGCAATCTGGAAGACATCACCCTGCGGGCCATCCGCGTGCTGGGCGAAGTAGGCACCGTGCTCTGCGAAGACACCCGCACCAGCGGCCGCCTCATGCAGCACCTGGGCCTGAAAAAGCCCCTTCTCTCCTACCACCTGCACAACGAGCACCAGCAGGTGCCGCGCCTGCTGGCCCGCCTGGAGCAGGGCGAAACCATGGCCCTGGTGAGCGACGCCGGCACGCCCGGAATTTCCGACCCCGGCTTCTTGTTGGTGCGCGAGTGCCTGGCCAAAGGCCTGGGCGTGGAATGCCTGCCGGGCCCGACGGCTTTTGTGCCAGCCCTGCTCAAGTCGGGCTTTGGGGCCGAGCGGTTTACGTTCGAGGGCTTTTTGCCGGTGAAGAAAGGCCGGCAGACGCGCCTGCAGCAGCTCGCCACCGAAACCCGCACCATGATTTTTTACGAGTCGCCGCACCGCATCGTGAAAACGCTGGGCCAGTTGGCCGAGGTGCTGGGGGCGGAACGGCCGGCCTCAGTCAGCCGCGAATTGACCAAATTGTTTGAAGAAACCGTGACCGGCACGCTGGCCAGCCTGGAGGCTGACTTCGCGGCCCGGCCCAGCATTAAAGGAGAAATTGTCGTTGTCGTCGAAGGAAATCTTGCCCCGCCCGCCCGCGAGCCCCGCCCCGGCCGCGATGACCGAAACCGCCGCCCCCACGACGACGATGCCGATGACGACATCGACGGCCAGGACTAG
- a CDS encoding DUF3592 domain-containing protein — protein MVWLAFVFACIPGSVAYAALAEIRLASELSRNGIEQEGIIISQREVARSRSGSYHVPKVRFTARNGEVVESESAGLERFLDARHLFFADKVEFFDNDYALLRYDTANPRRFLFIQELDQTKNYWLLLIASLLTVTMVLAGLLGPG, from the coding sequence ATGGTTTGGCTGGCATTTGTATTTGCCTGTATTCCGGGTAGCGTAGCATACGCCGCACTGGCCGAAATTCGGCTAGCCTCCGAGCTGTCACGCAATGGAATAGAACAGGAAGGCATTATCATTAGTCAGCGAGAAGTAGCTCGCAGCCGAAGCGGCAGTTATCATGTGCCTAAAGTGCGGTTCACAGCGCGGAATGGCGAGGTCGTTGAAAGCGAAAGTGCGGGTTTAGAGCGGTTTTTGGACGCACGGCATTTGTTCTTCGCTGATAAAGTCGAATTTTTCGATAACGATTATGCCTTGTTGCGTTACGATACCGCCAATCCTCGGCGTTTTCTGTTCATTCAGGAGTTAGACCAAACCAAAAATTATTGGTTGTTACTAATTGCTAGCCTGTTGACAGTGACTATGGTGCTGGCCGGGCTTCTTGGCCCGGGTTAA
- a CDS encoding 4a-hydroxytetrahydrobiopterin dehydratase, whose amino-acid sequence MWTEIDNSLCRSFRFADFKTAFAFLTEVAAEAERLDHHPWFSNEYNAVEFRLRTHDAGNTVTPRDHRLAAAIDAVAARYATPSS is encoded by the coding sequence ATGTGGACTGAAATCGATAACAGCCTGTGCCGCAGCTTCCGCTTCGCCGATTTCAAAACGGCCTTTGCCTTTCTCACAGAAGTGGCCGCTGAGGCCGAGCGCCTCGACCACCACCCCTGGTTCAGCAACGAGTACAACGCCGTGGAATTTCGCCTGCGCACCCACGATGCCGGCAACACCGTGACCCCACGCGACCACCGCCTGGCCGCAGCCATTGATGCCGTGGCGGCGCGGTATGCCACGCCGTCTTCTTAA
- a CDS encoding metallophosphoesterase family protein, translating to MRRFATTDLHGCLHTFRRLVEEELRLTPRDELYLLGDYVNKGPDSRGVLDYLMALQAGGYRVHCLRGNHDQALLDAARHRWRWDWLGPRGRQPTLRSFGVGRLSDIPAHYLNWLATLPYEIELPDFVLVHAGYNFALPPAAMRQDHDTMLNTKKFVYDPSRLGGRRLLHGHVPTPTAQVRAKAAARPGFLGLDTGCVYRHNAELAHLAALNLDSWDLLLVPNCEPSYSIGKR from the coding sequence ATGCGCCGCTTTGCCACCACCGACCTGCACGGCTGCCTGCACACCTTTCGCCGCCTGGTGGAAGAAGAGCTGCGTCTGACCCCGCGCGACGAGCTCTACCTGCTGGGCGACTACGTGAACAAGGGGCCCGACAGCCGCGGCGTGCTCGACTACCTGATGGCGCTGCAGGCTGGCGGCTACCGCGTGCACTGCCTGCGCGGCAACCACGACCAGGCCCTGCTCGACGCCGCGCGCCACCGCTGGCGCTGGGACTGGCTGGGCCCGCGGGGCCGGCAGCCCACGTTGCGCAGCTTTGGCGTGGGGCGGCTGTCCGACATTCCGGCCCATTACCTCAACTGGCTGGCCACGCTGCCCTATGAGATAGAACTGCCCGATTTTGTGCTGGTGCACGCCGGCTACAACTTCGCCCTGCCGCCCGCCGCCATGCGCCAGGACCATGACACCATGCTCAACACCAAGAAGTTCGTGTACGACCCCTCGCGGCTGGGCGGGCGACGCCTGCTGCACGGCCACGTGCCCACGCCCACTGCGCAGGTGCGCGCCAAAGCCGCTGCCCGCCCCGGCTTCCTGGGGCTTGACACGGGCTGCGTGTACCGTCACAACGCTGAGCTGGCCCATTTGGCGGCCCTCAATTTGGACAGCTGGGACTTGCTGCTGGTGCCCAACTGCGAACCGTCCTACTCAATAGGAAAGCGGTAA
- a CDS encoding DUF6252 family protein yields MNKLFSSLLLVALLAAGCKKDDPEAGLPPATHEGKNTGGCLINGERFVAAEYGGSLLSNPTPALSGGFAFGSVYYVSLNGQYKGQRATILLFLRTRVAGIYQLNQNTQYYPQGDPLIILSHATFTISGSGGEVYVTDAQHTGQVTLTRMDKPADISAGTFEFTAVSTFDPTKTITITSGRFDRKQ; encoded by the coding sequence ATGAATAAGCTATTCTCCTCCTTGCTGCTAGTCGCGCTGCTGGCCGCTGGATGCAAAAAAGACGACCCCGAAGCCGGCCTGCCCCCGGCCACGCACGAAGGCAAGAACACCGGCGGCTGCCTCATCAACGGCGAGCGGTTCGTGGCCGCTGAGTACGGGGGCAGCCTGCTGAGCAACCCCACCCCGGCCCTGAGCGGCGGCTTTGCCTTTGGCAGCGTGTACTACGTCTCCCTCAACGGCCAGTACAAAGGCCAGCGCGCCACTATTCTGCTGTTCCTGCGCACCCGCGTGGCCGGTATTTACCAACTAAATCAAAACACTCAGTATTACCCGCAGGGAGACCCACTTATTATACTTAGTCACGCCACTTTTACCATCTCCGGTTCGGGTGGAGAAGTTTATGTTACCGATGCCCAGCATACCGGTCAAGTAACGCTGACAAGAATGGATAAGCCGGCAGATATCAGCGCCGGCACGTTCGAATTCACAGCCGTTAGCACCTTCGACCCCACCAAAACCATCACCATTACCAGCGGGCGTTTCGACCGCAAGCAGTAA
- a CDS encoding GIY-YIG nuclease family protein, whose amino-acid sequence MYIYILTNTGRTVLYIGVTNDLPRRLYEHSTARGDKSKFTGRYQTDLLMYFEHLPDASQAIVREKELKGWSRAKKDALITAFNPGWKPIDLETWEG is encoded by the coding sequence ATGTACATCTACATCCTCACCAATACCGGCCGTACCGTTCTCTACATCGGCGTCACCAATGACTTGCCCCGACGCTTGTATGAGCATAGCACTGCACGAGGCGACAAAAGCAAGTTCACCGGACGCTACCAAACCGATTTGCTGATGTACTTCGAGCACCTTCCCGACGCTTCGCAAGCCATTGTTCGGGAGAAGGAATTGAAGGGCTGGAGCCGTGCCAAAAAGGACGCGCTGATTACGGCGTTTAATCCCGGATGGAAGCCGATTGACTTGGAAACATGGGAGGGATAG
- the glyA gene encoding serine hydroxymethyltransferase, with amino-acid sequence MQTAAPARLLDTAVFDLIAQEKARQTHGIELIASENYVSEQVMAAQGSVLTNKYAEGLPGKRYYGGCEIVDQVEQLAIDRVKELFGVQWANVQPHSGAQANAAVFLACLKPGDKILGFDLSHGGHLTHGSPVNFSGKYFVPSFYGVERETGLIDWAKVKETARRERPKMIICGASAYSRDWDYKALREAADEVGALLLADISHPSALIAKGLLNSPFEHCHIVTTTTHKTLRGPRGGLIMLGQDFDNPFGLKTPKGEIRPMSAVLDGAVFPGTQGGPLEHVIAAKAVAFGEALTDDFKTYTQQVARNAQALAKGFTALGYDLISGGTDNHLMLIDLRSKGLSGKLAENTLVRADITINKNMVPFDDKSPFVTSGIRIGSAAVTTRGLGESDMARIVELIDETLTNHDNDTRIGQVRQRVNAWLQDYPLFA; translated from the coding sequence ATGCAAACCGCCGCCCCCGCTCGCCTGCTCGACACCGCCGTGTTCGACCTCATCGCCCAGGAAAAAGCCCGCCAAACCCACGGCATTGAGCTCATTGCCTCCGAAAACTACGTTTCGGAACAGGTGATGGCCGCCCAGGGCTCCGTGCTCACCAACAAGTACGCCGAGGGCCTGCCCGGCAAGCGCTACTACGGCGGTTGCGAAATCGTGGACCAGGTGGAGCAGCTGGCCATCGACCGCGTGAAGGAGCTTTTCGGCGTGCAGTGGGCCAACGTGCAGCCGCACTCCGGCGCCCAGGCCAACGCCGCCGTGTTCCTGGCCTGCCTCAAGCCCGGCGATAAAATCCTGGGCTTCGACCTCAGCCACGGCGGCCACCTCACCCACGGCTCGCCCGTCAACTTCTCGGGCAAGTACTTCGTGCCCAGCTTTTATGGCGTGGAGCGCGAAACCGGCCTCATCGACTGGGCCAAGGTGAAGGAAACCGCCCGCCGCGAGCGCCCCAAGATGATTATCTGCGGGGCCTCGGCCTACTCGCGCGACTGGGACTACAAAGCCCTGCGCGAAGCCGCCGACGAGGTGGGCGCCCTGCTGCTGGCCGACATTTCGCACCCTTCGGCCCTCATCGCCAAAGGCCTGTTGAACTCGCCCTTCGAGCACTGCCACATCGTGACCACCACCACGCACAAAACGCTGCGCGGCCCCCGCGGCGGCCTCATCATGCTGGGCCAGGATTTCGACAACCCCTTCGGCCTGAAAACTCCGAAGGGCGAAATCCGTCCCATGTCGGCCGTGCTCGACGGCGCCGTATTCCCCGGCACGCAGGGCGGACCCCTGGAGCACGTCATCGCGGCCAAGGCCGTGGCCTTCGGTGAGGCGCTGACCGACGATTTTAAAACCTACACCCAGCAAGTAGCCCGCAACGCCCAGGCGCTGGCCAAGGGCTTCACCGCGCTGGGCTACGACCTCATCTCGGGCGGCACCGACAACCACCTTATGCTGATTGACCTGCGCTCGAAGGGCCTCAGCGGCAAGCTGGCCGAAAACACGCTGGTGCGCGCCGACATCACCATCAACAAAAACATGGTGCCCTTCGACGACAAGTCGCCGTTCGTGACCAGCGGCATCCGCATTGGCTCGGCCGCCGTAACTACCCGCGGTTTGGGCGAGTCGGACATGGCCCGCATCGTGGAACTGATTGACGAAACCCTGACCAACCACGACAACGACACCCGCATCGGGCAGGTGCGCCAGCGCGTGAATGCCTGGCTGCAGGACTACCCGCTGTTTGCGTAA
- the tatC gene encoding twin-arginine translocase subunit TatC, translating to MQPQQPNLSGETHEMSFIDHLEALRWHIIRSAIAVVVFTTGAFFAKDFLFHDVILGPSRPDFWTYRMFCKFGNWVHAPDLCIDKIGFVIQNRQMSGQLTMHISTSFMAGICFTFPYLFWEIWRFVKPGLYPHERANSQGAVFFVSLLFALGLLFGYYIAAPLSINFLAGYVVDPTIENQIDMQSYLSTLSTMSLSCAFVFELPMIVFFLAKAGIVSPEIMQVYRKHAIVVILIIAAIITPPDISAQIIVTIPIMLLYELSIHIARVVRRGDTARLNAKLARQAERGAAQ from the coding sequence GTGCAACCTCAACAACCTAACCTCTCGGGCGAAACGCACGAAATGTCCTTCATCGACCATCTGGAGGCATTGCGTTGGCACATCATCCGGTCGGCCATTGCGGTGGTGGTGTTCACCACCGGCGCGTTTTTCGCCAAGGACTTCCTGTTTCACGACGTGATTCTGGGCCCTTCGCGGCCCGATTTCTGGACCTACCGCATGTTCTGCAAGTTCGGCAACTGGGTGCACGCGCCGGACTTGTGCATCGACAAAATCGGGTTCGTGATTCAGAACCGCCAGATGAGCGGGCAGCTCACCATGCACATCAGCACCTCGTTCATGGCCGGCATCTGCTTCACGTTCCCGTACCTGTTCTGGGAAATCTGGCGCTTTGTGAAGCCCGGCCTCTACCCGCACGAGCGCGCCAACTCGCAGGGGGCCGTGTTTTTTGTGTCGCTGCTGTTTGCGCTGGGGCTGCTGTTCGGCTACTACATCGCGGCGCCGCTCAGCATCAACTTTCTGGCCGGCTACGTGGTGGACCCCACCATCGAAAACCAGATTGACATGCAGAGCTACCTCAGCACCTTGAGCACGATGAGCTTGTCGTGCGCCTTCGTGTTTGAGCTGCCCATGATAGTGTTTTTCCTGGCCAAGGCGGGCATCGTGTCGCCCGAAATCATGCAGGTGTATCGCAAGCACGCCATTGTGGTCATCCTCATCATCGCGGCCATCATCACCCCGCCCGACATCTCGGCCCAGATTATCGTCACCATTCCCATCATGCTGCTCTACGAGCTGAGCATTCACATTGCCCGCGTGGTGCGGCGCGGCGACACCGCCCGCCTGAACGCCAAGCTGGCACGCCAGGCCGAGCGCGGCGCGGCGCAATAA